In the Parasteatoda tepidariorum isolate YZ-2023 chromosome 3, CAS_Ptep_4.0, whole genome shotgun sequence genome, one interval contains:
- the LOC107437773 gene encoding pleiotropic regulator 1, which yields MDVQKHSVHTLVFRSLKRTHDMFLADQANPPPPNEQSDKLKMMIKARDEFGPVMHLVKNKKLLEESENDSENLKNDENQTVHYERRTTMNEFEGRELYETDAPPPGTEEIYQLPTPTMPPSQALVLAGQQQQALTMRRMPSLPKPQWHPPWKLYRVVSGHLGWVRCLAVEPGNDWFATGSNDRIIKIWDLASGKLKLSLTGHISAVRGLAISSRQPYLFSCGEDKQVKCWDLEYNKVIRHYHGHLSGVYALSLHPTIDILVTGGRDSSARVWDMRTKANIHTLSGHTNTVASVQCQATEPQVMTGSHDCTIRLWDLVAGKTRVTLTHHKKSIRALLIHPRLNMFASGAPDNIKQWRCPDGNFVQNLTGHSAIVNCLGINVDNVLVSGGDNGTLYFWDWKTGYNFQRLQAPVQPGSIDSEAGIFACTFDQSGSRLLSAEADKTVKIFKEDETASEETHPVNWRPEILKRKRF from the coding sequence ATGGATGTACAAAAACATTCGGTTCACACATTGGTTTTCCGATCGCTGAAACGAACTCATGACATGTTTTTAGCCGATCAGGCTAATCCACCTCCACCGAATGAGCAAAGTGATAAGCTAAAGATGATGATTAAAGCTAGAGACGAATTTGGGCCTGTTATGCATCTagtgaaaaacaagaaactttTGGAAGAATCTGAAAATGATTCTGAGAATCTTAAAAATGATGAGAATCAAACCGTTCATTACGAAAGACGAACAACTATGAATGAATTTGAAGGGCGTGAGCTATATGAAACCGATGCTCCTCCACCAGGGACTGAGGAAATTTATCAATTACCTACACCAACCATGCCACCATCTCAAGCTTTAGTATTAGCTGGTCAACAGCAACAAGCTCTTACAATGAGACGAATGCCGAGCTTACCCAAACCTCAATGGCATCCCCCTTGGAAATTATACAGAGTTGTTAGTGGCCATTTAGGTTGGGTTCGTTGTTTAGCCGTAGAACCGGGAAACGATTGGTTTGCAACTGGCTCAAATGATAGAATAATTAAGATATGGGATTTAGCTAGTGGGAAATTGAAGCTTTCCCTTACAGGCCATATTAGTGCTGTTAGAGGTCTTGCAATAAGCTCTAGACAACCTTATTTATTCTCTTGTGGTGAAGATAAGCAAGTGAAATGCTGGGATTTGGAATATAACAAGGTTATACGACATTACCATGGTCATCTTAGTGGAGTATATGCATTATCACTCCATCCTACTATTGATATTTTAGTAACAGGTGGACGAGATTCATCTGCAAGAGTTTGGGATATGAGAACCAAGGCTAATATACACACCCTGTCAGGCCATACTAATACAGTGGCTAGTGTTCAGTGTCAAGCAACTGAGCCACAAGTTATGACAGGTAGCCATGACTGCACGATTCGCTTATGGGATTTAGTGGCTGGCAAGACTAGAGTGACATTAACCCATCATAAAAAGAGCATCCGTGCATTACTTATTCATCCTAGGTTGAATATGTTTGCATCAGGAGCTCCTGATAATATAAAGCAATGGCGTTGTCCTGATGGAAATTTTGTGCAGAATCTTACTGGACATTCAGCTATTGTCAATTGCTTGGGGATTAATGTTGATAATGTGTTGGTATCTGGAGGTGACAATGGTACATTGTATTTTTGGGATTGGAAAACTGGTTATAACTTCCAGCGTTTACAAGCACCTGTGCAACCTGGATCTATTGATAGTGAAGCTGGTATATTTGCCTGTACTTTTGACCAAAGTGGCAGTAGATTGTTATCTGCCGAAGCtgataaaacagttaaaatattcaagGAAGATGAGACTGCTTCAGAAGAGACTCATCCTGTGAATTGGCGACCTGAAATTCTAAAGAGAAAACGattctaa
- the LOC107437774 gene encoding meiosis-specific with OB domain-containing protein, with product MAWISDNYGFDYDCEVTYQKVSIRELSSELSQAIIYGIIIAKQEMRRIDSRKQPGTERYVLNFTLRDSLTDTINAACWGEENAISKLSTSFTIGDVVKIRNPQIIERQSAASDEKFKPSTTSHYQLNIHPLYSEITVCQADERRSYEKFLHCSTRSISEIVSLADVVYDCQTAEGLIINLLVAIREIGTVQNVKTKDGREVKKFQLSVFDQSHPKFNILIWGEETANFIIKYCQKRSILLITDIKINYNTFTKEMAGTTGNMTIFTPDPDIPDARVLYQYAMKTALPADKIKDSNSTDVSTTYTMEEILKFIHSTEMNLDEIQGTVNAIISFFDIDGTSNTTAFRCPKCMQPLQSSADKCKDENCDIGNSLTTLPAEEIYNFIIRLSDHSGSIERCHLSGNAAKNMLGIEVADFLRLSDDDKTNLKWNFLFERVSVQFKLSYSTMGNGRYFFRILSCCKME from the exons ATGGCATGGATTTCTGATAATTATGGATTCGATTATGATTGCGAAGTTACTTATCAAAAAGTTTCAATCAGAGAACTTTCATCTGAACTTTCTCAAGCCATTATATACGGAATAATAATAGCGAAGCAAGAAATGCGACGAATCGATAGCAGAAAAC agcCTGGTACTGAGCGATATGTTCTTAATTTCACTCTGCGTGACTCTTTAACTGACACCATCAATGCTGCATGCTGGGGTGAAGAGAACGCTATCTCAAAATTAAGCACATCATTTACAATAGGTGATgttg tcAAGATAAGAAATCCTCAAATAATTGAGAGACAATCAGCTGCATCAGATGAAAAATTCAAGCCATCAACTACAAG TCATTATCAACTTAACATACACCCTTTGTATTCTGAAATCACTGTATGCCAAGCAGATGAAAGAAGAAGCTATGAAAAATTCTTACATTGTTCCACACGTTCTATTTCTGAAATAGTAAGCTTAGCAGATGTTGTTTATGATTGCCAAACAGCAGAAGGACTTATTATCAATCTGCTCGTAGCAATCAGAGAA ATTGGAACAGtgcaaaatgttaaaactaaaGATGGAAGAGAAGTTAAGAAATTTCAGTTATCAGTGTTTGACCAATCACATCCTAAGTTCAACATATTGAT ATGGGGAGAAGAAACagcaaatttcattataaagtaTTGCCAAAAGAGAAGTA tcCTTTTGATAACTGATATAAAGATCAACTATAATACTTTTACGAAAGAAATGGCAGGAACTACTGGCAACATGACTATATTCACTCCTGATCCTG aTATCCCCGATGCTCGAGTACTCTATCAGTATGCAATGAAAACTGCTTTGCCagctgataaaataaaagattccaACTCtactg ACGTCTCAACAACATATACCATGGAGGAAATATTAAAGTTCATACATTCAACAGAAATGAACCTAGATGAAATTCAAGGAACAGtaaatgcaattatttcattttttgatatcGACGGAACGAGTAATACAACAGCATTCAGATG tcCAAAATGTATGCAACCACTGCAAAGTTCGGCCGACAAATGTAAAGATGAAAATTGTGACATTGGAAACAGCTTAACAACTTTACCTGctgaagaaatatataatttcataataagatTATCAGATCACTCAGGAAGTATTGAAAGATGTCACTTAAGTGGAAATGCAGCTAAAAATATGCTAGGAATTGAA GTAGCAGATTTTTTGCGATTATCTGATGATGATAAAACCAACCTAAAATGGAATTTCTTGTTTGAAAGAGTCTCAGTACAATTTAAG TTATCTTACTCTACAATGGGCAATGGCAGATACTTCTTTCGAATATTATCATGTtgtaaaatggaataa